The Cicer arietinum cultivar CDC Frontier isolate Library 1 chromosome 1, Cicar.CDCFrontier_v2.0, whole genome shotgun sequence genome contains the following window.
ATGGATGTTGTAACTTCCATGATATCATGATTATCATCAACTTCTGGTCTAATCAAGTCGTTGTCATTTATATCTTGCAAGACTTGTTCATTCACTTGATCTACATCATTGGACAACTCATCACCCAAATCATACACATCTCTAACTTTAGCATGCACAACAACAAACCAATCATTTTGTGTTCTATTCTCTACatagaatatttttttggcTTGAGAGGCCAAAATAAATGGGTCATCGCATACATCATTTCCTGTATGTTGCAAATAATTGAAATTGACTAATGTCATGCCTAAGTTGTCAATTCTACAACCTTTATTTATGTCAACCCAGTCACACTTGAACAATAATGCCTTGTATTTTCCAGAATAATCTAATTGAATTATATCTGTGAGTGCACCATAATAGTTGATTTGCCCTTCTTTCGGGTGCTTATCTCTTGAACTAGCATAACTTTTTGTCTTAACAGTAACTACGATGCCACTATTTTGAGTCTTTAAGCCTCTTTCGCGCTTCTTTGTATGGAATCTAACTCCATTAATAATATAACCACTATATTTTCTCACTATTTCTAGTGGACCACGTGCAAGCCATTTGATATCATCTGTCACTAGAGCACTACCTTGCTCTTCCAACCGTGAAACCTACAACAATTGcaaattgttaaaatttaaaatgattataaatTCTATATTAGGGATGAAAATAATTTCTAACACATACTCGTTCACGGAACCAATCAGAAAATGATCGACCATGAATTTTGTCAACTTCATAAGAAGATAGTCGACGATTTTGTCTCCTAATAAGATCAATGTGTTCTCTGTGTAAAAAGGTTAAGAGAGATTAGatattataattagtataaagatgtcaaaccaaattttagtaattaaatataaacataaataaattgacTTACTTTTGGAAGGGGTCGACATTATGGCTATTAAAAAGCACATATCTATGTGCTTGCAACAATGTTTTCTTGTCAAGGGAGATCCGAGAAgccctttttcttttcttcacatTGAATCCAACTTTACACTTTCTCCCCAATGG
Protein-coding sequences here:
- the LOC105852820 gene encoding uncharacterized protein, encoding MVHLLIHLAYEAKVAGPVHYRWMYPIERFLFTLKSFVRNRAHPEGSIAEGYLAHECLIFCSRYLSSVETYFNRPSRNDDSDFVENTNLLNPRGRPLGRKCKVGFNVKKRKRASRISLDKKTLLQAHRYVLFNSHNVDPFQKEHIDLIRRQNRRLSSYEVDKIHGRSFSDWFRERVSRLEEQGSALVTDDIKWLARGPLEIVRKYSGYIINGVRFHTKKRERGLKTQNSGIVVTVKTKSYASSRDKHPKEGQINYYGALTDIIQLDYSGKYKALLFKCDWVDINKGCRIDNLGMTLVNFNYLQHTGNDVCDDPFILASQAKKIFYVENRTQNDWFVVVHAKVRDVYDLGDELSNDVDQVNEQVLQDINDNDLIRPEVDDNHDIMEVTTSMESILQNDEGGDDTEDESEGDFF